Proteins encoded by one window of Streptomyces sp. NBC_01571:
- a CDS encoding serine/threonine-protein kinase, with protein sequence MDMAMMRLRREDPRVVGSFRLHRRLGAGGMGVVYLGSDRRGQRVALKVIRPDLAEDQEFRSRFAREVSAARRIRGGCTARLVAADLDAERPWFATQYVPGPSLHDKVAEEGPMAAADVAAVGAALSEGLVAVHEAGVVHRDLKPSNILLSPKGPRIIDFGIAWATGASTLTHVGTAVGSPGFLAPEQVRGAAVTPATDVFALGATLAYAATSDSPFGHGSSEVMLYRVVHEEPQLHGVPDALAPLVRACLAKDPEERPSTLQLSLRLKEIAAREAQGMTDVRPPTQRNDPDRPTGRLAEQYAEQPTQRRPQGTPPPRTGGTNGGGSRPAPSGSRPTPSRSTGRSGSRPAPRSGAGRQGPRTTGTGRRGPANPRLLRQRLFVFVVVTLLVALGIAVAQGCQGPARGLGDGGGHQVVRVLGQERPSPWPGPTGDVGGERHLGVEGTAG encoded by the coding sequence ATGGACATGGCGATGATGCGCCTGAGGCGCGAGGACCCGCGTGTCGTCGGCTCGTTCAGGCTTCACAGGCGGCTCGGCGCGGGTGGGATGGGCGTGGTCTACCTGGGCTCCGACCGCCGCGGTCAGCGGGTCGCGCTCAAGGTGATCCGGCCGGATCTGGCGGAGGATCAGGAGTTCCGGTCACGGTTCGCGCGCGAGGTCTCGGCGGCCCGGCGGATCAGGGGCGGCTGCACGGCCCGGCTCGTGGCCGCCGATCTCGACGCGGAGCGGCCCTGGTTCGCCACGCAGTACGTGCCCGGGCCCTCGCTGCACGACAAGGTCGCCGAGGAGGGCCCGATGGCGGCCGCCGACGTGGCGGCCGTGGGCGCCGCGCTCTCCGAGGGACTCGTGGCGGTGCACGAGGCGGGGGTCGTGCACCGTGACCTGAAGCCGTCCAACATCCTGCTGTCCCCGAAGGGGCCGCGGATCATCGACTTCGGCATCGCCTGGGCGACGGGGGCCTCCACCCTCACCCATGTCGGCACGGCCGTCGGCTCGCCCGGCTTCCTGGCGCCCGAGCAGGTGCGCGGCGCTGCCGTCACCCCGGCCACGGACGTCTTCGCGCTGGGGGCCACCCTGGCGTACGCGGCGACCTCCGACTCGCCCTTCGGGCACGGCAGTTCCGAAGTGATGCTCTATCGGGTGGTGCACGAGGAACCGCAGCTGCACGGCGTTCCCGACGCACTGGCTCCGCTCGTCCGGGCCTGCCTCGCCAAGGACCCCGAGGAGCGCCCCAGCACGCTCCAACTGTCCTTGCGGCTCAAGGAGATCGCCGCTCGCGAGGCACAGGGCATGACGGACGTCCGGCCGCCCACGCAGCGCAACGACCCCGACCGGCCGACGGGGCGCCTCGCCGAGCAGTACGCCGAACAGCCCACCCAGCGCCGCCCGCAGGGCACTCCCCCGCCGCGCACCGGCGGGACGAACGGCGGCGGCTCCCGGCCGGCCCCGTCGGGTTCGCGTCCCACGCCCTCCCGGAGCACCGGGCGCTCCGGCAGCCGCCCCGCTCCCCGCAGCGGGGCCGGGCGGCAGGGGCCTCGGACCACCGGGACCGGGCGCCGGGGGCCCGCCAATCCGCGGCTGCTGCGGCAGCGGCTCTTCGTGTTCGTCGTGGTGACGCTGCTCGTCGCCCTGGGCATCGCGGTGGCGCAGGGCTGCCAGGGTCCGGCGCGCGGGCTCGGCGACGGGGGCGGGCACCAGGTCGTACGGGTCCTCGGACAGGAGCGGCCGTCGCCCTGGCCGGGGCCCACCGGGGACGTGGGGGGCGAGCGGCACCTGGGCGTCGAGGGGACGGCCGGCTAA
- a CDS encoding GNAT family N-acetyltransferase, whose product MTSTFPDISISTERLVLRALDEDDVPALAEMMNDEQVAAWTDVPQPFTEDGARTWISEYAPAERTAGRGLDLAVTEFLTQRLVGIIQLGRTNWHIRSTELSYVIAPWARGEGYASEASLATAQWLFREQKFERIEVRTAADNTASQQVAQKIGCISEGVLRNACIAHSRTEDGRWVDHRTDFIVWSLLPEDLDGVGEQLADSSGFTSFSDWN is encoded by the coding sequence ATGACTAGCACCTTCCCCGACATCTCCATCAGCACGGAGCGGTTGGTCCTGCGCGCGCTCGACGAGGACGACGTCCCCGCCCTGGCCGAAATGATGAACGACGAGCAGGTCGCGGCCTGGACCGACGTGCCCCAGCCCTTCACCGAGGACGGCGCCCGCACCTGGATCAGCGAGTACGCGCCCGCGGAACGCACCGCGGGCCGCGGCCTCGACCTCGCCGTCACCGAGTTCCTCACCCAGCGGCTGGTCGGCATCATTCAGCTCGGCAGGACGAACTGGCACATCCGCTCCACCGAACTCTCCTACGTCATCGCCCCCTGGGCCCGCGGCGAGGGCTACGCCTCCGAGGCGTCGCTCGCCACCGCCCAATGGCTGTTCAGGGAGCAGAAGTTCGAGCGCATCGAGGTGCGCACGGCGGCCGACAACACCGCCTCCCAGCAGGTCGCCCAGAAGATCGGCTGCATCAGCGAGGGTGTGCTGCGCAACGCGTGCATAGCGCACAGCCGCACCGAGGACGGCCGCTGGGTCGACCACCGCACCGACTTCATCGTCTGGAGCCTCCTCCCGGAGGATCTCGACGGCGTCGGCGAACAACTCGCCGACTCCAGCGGTTTCACGTCGTTCTCCGACTGGAACTGA
- a CDS encoding aminoglycoside phosphotransferase family protein — protein sequence MTADVLPALTAGARSAAHPAAGACAHRDSVLADRADGTVVRHGDTVAKAHAPGTDPADLARRLAVAAHPALSGILLTPLRPEPADLHGRPVTFWPYGTPVDPEVPEAAPWEAAATLLARLHRTPAPAGVPPMRGPVKAARAIARLRAAGPHPASAPVLRAWAVLPAWARAEAAMPGPDTLCHGDLHLGQLVRHPAPAGRWLLIDVDDLGVGVPAWDLARPAAWYACGLLPPDDWTRFLTAYRGAAGPAVPADGDPWPALDTAARALTVQTAALAIAKSVAADRPLDEVQQAVIDACGRMGAVPPQLGPGPTT from the coding sequence GTGACCGCAGACGTGCTGCCCGCGCTGACCGCCGGGGCGCGGAGCGCGGCCCACCCCGCGGCCGGCGCCTGCGCGCACCGGGACAGTGTGCTCGCCGACCGGGCCGACGGCACCGTCGTACGCCACGGCGACACCGTGGCCAAGGCCCACGCGCCCGGCACGGATCCCGCCGACCTCGCCCGCCGCCTCGCGGTCGCCGCGCACCCCGCCCTGTCCGGCATCCTCCTCACCCCGCTGCGCCCGGAGCCCGCCGACCTCCACGGGCGGCCGGTCACCTTCTGGCCGTACGGCACCCCTGTCGACCCCGAGGTCCCCGAGGCGGCCCCCTGGGAGGCGGCCGCGACCCTGCTGGCCCGCCTCCACCGCACTCCCGCTCCGGCCGGCGTGCCGCCCATGCGGGGACCCGTCAAGGCGGCCCGGGCGATCGCCCGGCTCCGGGCGGCGGGTCCGCATCCGGCCTCCGCCCCGGTCCTGCGCGCCTGGGCGGTCCTCCCGGCCTGGGCCCGCGCCGAGGCGGCCATGCCCGGGCCGGACACCCTGTGCCACGGAGACCTGCATCTCGGCCAGCTCGTCCGGCACCCCGCTCCGGCCGGCCGCTGGCTCCTCATCGACGTGGACGACCTCGGGGTGGGCGTCCCGGCCTGGGACCTGGCCCGACCGGCCGCCTGGTACGCCTGCGGCCTGCTCCCGCCCGACGACTGGACCCGCTTCCTGACCGCCTACCGGGGCGCGGCCGGCCCGGCGGTCCCCGCCGACGGCGACCCCTGGCCCGCCCTGGACACGGCCGCCCGCGCCCTCACGGTGCAGACCGCGGCCCTGGCGATCGCCAAGTCCGTCGCGGCGGACCGCCCGTTGGACGAGGTGCAGCAGGCCGTGATCGACGCCTGCGGCCGAATGGGAGCCGTCCCGCCGCAGTTGGGACCCGGTCCGACGACGTAG
- the cobT gene encoding nicotinate-nucleotide--dimethylbenzimidazole phosphoribosyltransferase produces MTDTGQVPGEGLPENAGMVEQPGAPAPDAYTFLDPSENHAEDDDLLLMPGAQGAWGNEVGPPAPQPLVHEPGPHETAGRDSGSVDLSAVRGASPAPAAQPVTPRRPLHLGPPTPDVSAGPVRSLADRGPASAPLATPAHAMNPAAAVRHAGPPTAGPEYLDVPQLSEIPPQGAVPWGAPPAGPGPTAEETVVPAAGQGSEAGFAAGTETAFGAAPTPGEASESAASPLAHPTMEEAGHVGLASPAAVDAAAADAALAAPDGDRTAEAAQDHLAHAGAEQGPEATHAPEGSPDFRTPETPDAASFTAAGDVPHTEPTADDAAEQVSDAHAAGHAVTPAGIAVDEGNLTPDQAFQAAQDQPVQDGAAAQDQAAHQTAPEVADPSVHLADPAGHVTDQAAHFTDQAVPFVEQAAHAAEQAARFPDRAVRFVDAGVHIPESAVQFADVAAGGRAGGAEVGFAGAAQPAPAPHPHMPSLTHEPAEARTPAADTADDSYGQAVPGVGAFPLQAAQFAPSAEAHAAFAEAAAGVPAGVAAPAEASHAAGNQSQGDASHAANQPHDEDLSGEARGEAGFRSVSAEPSADDSLGRFVPVDGQVPTTPHLAPTPPHAMTVPPLPTQEWLPAGDSAQEQAPVLADLPEAAPGQTPEAPAHEEEPVAPVPAPREAEALPVPEPLDADPEPVVAQQAEDLDTQVADQEESTAAVEDVRESTGPAAPGYDDAEREAVLRVMRERRDIRNGFRNDPIPHDVLLRVLEAAHTAPSVGHSQPWDFVVIRSAETRRTMHELAARQREAYAKSLPKGRAKQFKELKIEAILDTPVNIVVTADPTRGGRHTLGRHTQPQMAPYSSALAVQNLWLAARAEGLGVGWVSFFDEREMVRALGLPEHLDVVAYLCVGYVDEFPEEPELMQAGWSKRRPLSWVVHEETYGRRALPGEEPHDLLAETVSNIRPLDAKALGEAWERQKRMTKPAGALGMLEIISAQLSGLSRMCPPPIPEPAAVAIFAGDHGVHAQGVTPWPQEVTAQMVANFLGGGAVCNAFANQVGAEVCVVDVGVASDLPATPGLLPRKVRAGTADMTTGPAMTREEVTAAIEVGIETARDLVAAGNKALLTGEMGIANTTASAALISVFTGADPSEVTGRGTGINDETLARKTEVVRRAVELHQPDPADPIGVLAAIGGLEHAAMVGLLLGGASLRTPVILDGVSAGAAALVARAIAPEVLAACIAGHRSAEPGHVAALNKLGLRPLIDLDLRLGEGTGALLALPVVQSAARAMHEVATFDSAGVTEK; encoded by the coding sequence ATGACCGACACCGGCCAGGTCCCGGGCGAGGGACTGCCGGAGAACGCAGGCATGGTGGAGCAGCCGGGCGCCCCCGCCCCGGACGCGTACACCTTCCTCGACCCCTCCGAGAATCACGCCGAGGACGACGACCTGCTCCTCATGCCGGGTGCCCAGGGCGCCTGGGGCAACGAGGTGGGCCCACCGGCCCCCCAGCCCCTCGTCCACGAACCCGGGCCGCACGAGACGGCGGGCCGGGACAGCGGCTCGGTCGACCTCAGCGCCGTCCGCGGGGCCAGCCCCGCGCCCGCCGCGCAGCCGGTCACGCCGCGCCGCCCGCTGCACCTCGGCCCTCCGACCCCGGACGTCTCCGCGGGCCCGGTGCGCTCGCTCGCCGACCGCGGCCCCGCCTCCGCACCGCTCGCCACCCCCGCCCACGCGATGAACCCCGCGGCCGCGGTCCGGCACGCCGGTCCGCCGACGGCGGGGCCCGAGTACCTCGACGTGCCGCAGCTCTCCGAGATCCCGCCGCAGGGCGCGGTGCCCTGGGGGGCTCCGCCCGCCGGTCCCGGGCCGACGGCTGAAGAAACGGTCGTCCCGGCCGCGGGACAGGGCTCCGAGGCCGGCTTCGCCGCCGGAACGGAAACGGCGTTCGGGGCGGCGCCGACGCCTGGCGAAGCCTCGGAGTCCGCGGCGTCCCCCCTGGCGCACCCGACCATGGAAGAGGCCGGGCACGTGGGACTCGCGTCCCCCGCCGCCGTCGATGCTGCGGCCGCGGACGCGGCTCTCGCGGCACCGGACGGCGACCGCACGGCCGAGGCGGCACAGGACCACCTCGCCCACGCGGGTGCGGAGCAGGGACCGGAGGCCACCCACGCGCCGGAGGGCTCGCCGGACTTTCGGACCCCGGAGACCCCCGACGCCGCCTCCTTCACGGCGGCCGGGGACGTTCCGCACACGGAGCCGACCGCGGACGACGCCGCCGAGCAGGTGTCCGACGCCCACGCGGCCGGGCACGCCGTCACCCCGGCGGGGATTGCCGTGGACGAAGGGAACCTGACCCCCGACCAGGCGTTCCAGGCCGCGCAGGACCAGCCCGTCCAGGACGGGGCCGCGGCCCAGGACCAGGCGGCTCACCAGACCGCCCCGGAGGTCGCGGACCCGTCCGTCCACCTCGCCGACCCGGCGGGCCACGTCACCGACCAGGCCGCACACTTCACGGACCAAGCCGTCCCCTTCGTCGAGCAGGCCGCCCACGCGGCCGAGCAGGCGGCGCGGTTCCCGGACCGCGCGGTCCGGTTCGTCGACGCCGGTGTCCACATCCCGGAGTCGGCCGTCCAGTTCGCGGACGTCGCGGCAGGTGGCCGAGCGGGCGGGGCGGAGGTCGGATTCGCCGGGGCCGCGCAGCCCGCGCCCGCCCCGCACCCCCACATGCCCTCCCTGACGCACGAGCCCGCCGAGGCGCGGACACCGGCCGCGGACACCGCGGACGACTCGTACGGCCAGGCGGTTCCCGGCGTCGGGGCCTTCCCGCTCCAGGCTGCCCAGTTCGCGCCCTCCGCCGAGGCGCACGCCGCGTTCGCCGAGGCCGCCGCCGGCGTTCCTGCCGGCGTCGCCGCGCCCGCCGAGGCGTCCCACGCGGCCGGCAACCAGTCGCAGGGCGATGCGTCCCACGCGGCGAACCAGCCGCACGACGAGGACCTCTCCGGCGAGGCGCGGGGCGAGGCCGGCTTCCGGAGCGTTTCCGCGGAGCCCTCGGCGGACGACTCGCTCGGCCGGTTCGTACCCGTCGACGGCCAGGTGCCGACGACCCCGCACCTGGCCCCGACCCCGCCGCACGCCATGACCGTGCCGCCGCTGCCCACGCAGGAGTGGCTCCCGGCCGGGGACTCCGCCCAGGAGCAGGCCCCGGTCCTCGCCGACCTGCCGGAGGCCGCACCCGGACAGACCCCGGAGGCTCCCGCCCACGAGGAGGAGCCCGTCGCCCCGGTGCCCGCACCCCGCGAGGCCGAGGCACTCCCCGTACCGGAACCGCTCGACGCGGACCCGGAACCCGTAGTCGCACAGCAAGCGGAGGACCTGGACACCCAGGTCGCCGACCAGGAAGAGAGCACGGCCGCAGTGGAAGACGTACGAGAGTCCACCGGCCCGGCGGCCCCCGGCTACGACGACGCCGAGCGCGAGGCGGTCCTGCGCGTGATGCGCGAGCGCCGCGACATCCGCAACGGCTTCCGCAACGACCCGATCCCGCACGACGTCCTGCTGCGGGTCCTGGAAGCCGCGCACACCGCGCCGTCCGTGGGCCACTCCCAGCCCTGGGACTTCGTCGTCATCCGTTCCGCCGAGACCCGCCGCACGATGCACGAACTGGCGGCACGCCAGCGCGAGGCGTACGCCAAGTCGCTGCCCAAGGGCCGTGCCAAGCAGTTCAAGGAACTGAAGATCGAGGCGATCCTCGACACCCCGGTGAACATCGTCGTCACCGCCGACCCGACCCGCGGCGGCCGCCACACCCTGGGCCGGCACACCCAGCCGCAGATGGCCCCGTACTCGTCCGCGCTCGCCGTCCAGAACCTGTGGCTCGCGGCGCGCGCCGAGGGCCTCGGCGTCGGCTGGGTCAGCTTCTTCGACGAGCGCGAGATGGTCCGCGCCCTCGGCCTGCCCGAACACCTGGACGTCGTGGCGTATCTCTGCGTCGGCTACGTCGACGAGTTCCCGGAGGAGCCCGAGCTCATGCAGGCGGGCTGGTCCAAGCGCCGTCCGCTGTCCTGGGTCGTGCACGAGGAGACGTACGGCCGACGCGCGCTGCCCGGCGAGGAGCCGCACGACCTGCTCGCCGAGACCGTCTCCAACATCCGCCCGCTGGACGCCAAGGCGCTCGGCGAGGCCTGGGAGCGGCAGAAGCGGATGACCAAGCCCGCGGGCGCGCTGGGCATGCTGGAGATCATCTCGGCGCAGCTGTCGGGCCTGTCCCGGATGTGCCCGCCGCCGATCCCGGAGCCCGCCGCCGTCGCGATCTTCGCGGGCGACCACGGCGTGCACGCCCAGGGCGTCACCCCGTGGCCGCAGGAGGTCACCGCCCAGATGGTGGCCAACTTCCTGGGGGGCGGCGCGGTCTGCAACGCGTTCGCCAACCAGGTCGGCGCGGAGGTCTGCGTCGTCGACGTGGGCGTCGCCTCCGACCTCCCCGCGACGCCGGGGCTGCTGCCGCGCAAGGTCCGCGCGGGCACCGCCGACATGACCACCGGCCCCGCGATGACCCGCGAGGAGGTCACCGCGGCGATCGAGGTGGGCATCGAGACGGCCCGCGACCTGGTGGCGGCCGGCAACAAGGCACTGCTGACCGGTGAGATGGGCATCGCCAACACCACCGCGTCCGCCGCGCTGATCTCGGTCTTCACCGGCGCCGACCCGTCCGAGGTGACGGGCCGGGGCACCGGCATCAACGACGAGACCCTGGCCCGCAAGACCGAGGTCGTGCGCCGCGCCGTCGAACTCCACCAGCCGGATCCGGCCGACCCCATCGGCGTCCTCGCGGCCATCGGCGGCCTCGAACACGCGGCGATGGTCGGCCTGCTGCTGGGCGGTGCCTCCCTCCGTACGCCGGTGATCCTGGACGGTGTCAGCGCAGGCGCGGCGGCCCTGGTGGCCCGCGCCATCGCCCCCGAGGTGCTCGCCGCCTGCATCGCGGGCCACCGCAGCGCGGAGCCGGGCCATGTGGCGGCCCTGAACAAGCTGGGCCTGCGCCCGCTGATCGACCTCGACCTGCGCCTCGGCGAGGGCACCGGCGCGCTGCTGGCCCTGCCCGTGGTGCAGAGCGCGGCGCGCGCCATGCACGAGGTGGCGACGTTCGATTCCGCGGGCGTCACCGAGAAGTAG
- a CDS encoding RNA methyltransferase has product MADLITVENPDDPRLRDYTGLTDVELRRKREPAEGLFIAEGEKVIRRAKDAGYEMRSMLLSAKWVDVMRDVIDELPAPVYAVSPELAEQVTGYHVHRGALASMQRKPLPTADELLGSARRVVVMESVNDHTNIGAIFRSAAALGMDAVLLSPDCADPLYRRSVKVSMGAVFSVPYARLDSWPRGLESVREAGFTLLALTPDEKARSLDEAAPYRMDRVALMLGAEGDGLSTKALMAADEWVRIPMARGVDSLNVGAAAAVAFYAVATGRPGV; this is encoded by the coding sequence GTGGCCGATCTCATCACCGTCGAGAACCCGGACGACCCGCGTCTGCGCGACTACACGGGCCTGACCGACGTGGAGCTGCGCCGCAAGCGCGAACCCGCCGAAGGCCTGTTCATCGCCGAGGGCGAGAAGGTCATCAGACGGGCCAAGGACGCCGGATACGAGATGCGCTCCATGCTCCTGTCCGCCAAGTGGGTCGACGTCATGCGCGATGTCATCGACGAGCTGCCGGCCCCGGTCTACGCGGTCAGCCCGGAGCTCGCCGAACAGGTCACCGGCTATCACGTGCACCGCGGCGCGCTCGCCTCCATGCAGCGCAAACCGTTGCCGACCGCGGACGAACTCCTGGGATCCGCCCGCCGGGTGGTCGTCATGGAGTCGGTCAACGACCACACCAACATCGGCGCGATCTTCCGCTCCGCCGCCGCCCTCGGCATGGACGCGGTGCTGCTCTCCCCGGACTGCGCCGACCCGCTCTACCGCCGCTCCGTGAAGGTCTCCATGGGCGCGGTCTTCTCCGTCCCGTACGCGCGTCTCGACAGCTGGCCCAGGGGCCTGGAGTCGGTCCGCGAGGCCGGCTTCACGCTGCTCGCCCTCACCCCGGACGAGAAGGCGCGATCCCTCGACGAGGCGGCCCCGTACCGGATGGACCGGGTCGCGCTGATGCTCGGCGCGGAGGGCGACGGCCTTTCCACGAAGGCCCTGATGGCGGCGGACGAATGGGTCCGCATCCCGATGGCGCGCGGCGTCGACTCGCTCAACGTGGGTGCGGCGGCCGCGGTCGCGTTCTACGCGGTGGCGACGGGGCGCCCCGGCGTCTGA
- the cbiE gene encoding precorrin-6y C5,15-methyltransferase (decarboxylating) subunit CbiE produces the protein MADRVTVIGWDGSPLTAAARSALGAATLVAGAAHHLTLPEVPGAAERIRLGSVALAARRIAGHRGSAVVLADGDPGFFGVVRTLRAPEFGLEVEVVPAVSSVAAAFARAGMPWDDAHVVVAHGRSLRRAVNVCRAHTKVAVLTSPGAGPAELGLLLEGVHRTFVICEELGTARERVTILTSDKAADHTWRDPNVVIVIGGFVAAAEDGGWIAGRDPATEPRGWALPAEAYGGALGEGETDLLRAAQLARLGPRLGDLVWDIGSGSGAFATEAARTGAAVLAVDRDLVACTRTEDSARRYGVQMQIVHGDAPHVLENLPEPDVVRVGGGGADVVSAVADRRPQRIVTHAATRDAAELIGRNLTEHGYQVECALIQSVELDTRAWTETERSVAFLLTGRLPDRNP, from the coding sequence ATGGCCGACCGGGTCACGGTGATCGGCTGGGACGGCTCCCCCCTGACCGCGGCGGCACGCTCCGCCCTCGGCGCGGCCACCCTGGTGGCCGGAGCGGCACACCATCTGACGCTCCCCGAGGTGCCCGGGGCCGCCGAGCGCATCCGGCTCGGCAGCGTCGCCCTCGCCGCCCGCCGCATCGCGGGCCACCGGGGCAGCGCCGTCGTCCTCGCCGACGGGGACCCCGGCTTCTTCGGCGTCGTACGCACCCTGCGCGCTCCCGAGTTCGGCCTCGAGGTCGAGGTCGTGCCCGCCGTTTCCTCGGTCGCCGCCGCCTTCGCCCGCGCCGGAATGCCCTGGGACGACGCACATGTGGTCGTGGCACACGGCCGCTCCCTGCGACGCGCGGTGAACGTATGCCGAGCGCATACCAAGGTGGCCGTCCTCACCTCACCCGGTGCGGGTCCCGCCGAGCTCGGCCTGCTCCTCGAAGGTGTCCACCGCACCTTCGTCATCTGCGAGGAACTCGGCACCGCGCGCGAGCGGGTCACGATCCTCACCTCCGACAAGGCCGCCGACCACACCTGGCGCGACCCCAACGTCGTCATCGTCATCGGCGGCTTCGTGGCCGCGGCCGAGGACGGCGGCTGGATCGCCGGACGCGACCCGGCCACCGAACCGCGCGGCTGGGCGCTGCCCGCCGAGGCGTACGGCGGCGCGCTCGGAGAAGGCGAAACGGATCTGCTGCGCGCCGCGCAACTCGCCCGCCTGGGTCCGCGCCTGGGGGACCTGGTGTGGGACATCGGCTCCGGCAGCGGTGCCTTCGCAACCGAGGCCGCGCGCACCGGCGCCGCGGTCCTCGCGGTCGACCGCGACCTGGTGGCCTGCACGCGCACCGAGGACTCCGCCCGCCGCTACGGCGTGCAGATGCAGATCGTGCACGGCGACGCCCCGCACGTCCTGGAGAACCTCCCCGAACCGGACGTCGTGCGGGTGGGTGGCGGGGGAGCGGACGTCGTCTCCGCGGTCGCCGACCGCCGTCCGCAGCGCATCGTGACGCACGCGGCGACCCGCGACGCGGCCGAACTCATCGGCCGCAACCTCACCGAGCACGGCTACCAGGTCGAGTGCGCCCTCATCCAGTCCGTCGAACTCGACACGAGGGCCTGGACGGAGACGGAGCGCAGCGTCGCGTTCCTGCTCACGGGCCGGCTTCCCGATCGCAACCCGTGA
- the cobA gene encoding uroporphyrinogen-III C-methyltransferase — protein sequence MAEHPAYPVGLRLTGRRVVVLGGGQVAQRRLPALIAAGADIHLVSPEATPSVEAMADAGEITWTRRPYEDGDLAGAWYALIATSDPEASAAASAEAERHRVWCVRSDDADAATAWTPATGHSEGVTVAVLTTDARGRDPRHTAAIRDAVVEGLRDGTLVAPHHRTRAPGVALVGGGPGDPDLITVRGRRLLAEADVVIADRLGPRDLLAELPPHVEVIDAAKIPYGRYMAQEAINHALIEHAKQGKSVVRLKGGDPFVFGRGMEEAQALAEAGIACTVVPGISSSISVPGAAGIPVTHRGVAHEFTVVSGHVAPDDERSLVDWPALAELRGTLVILMGVDKIGRIAETLMAHGKPADTPVALVQEGTTAAQRRVDATLATVAETVVAQDVRPPAVIVVGEVVNVGPGQPVGPAPEVSE from the coding sequence ATGGCCGAACACCCCGCCTACCCCGTAGGTCTCCGCCTGACCGGCCGCCGCGTGGTCGTCCTCGGCGGCGGCCAGGTGGCCCAGCGCCGTCTCCCCGCACTCATCGCCGCGGGCGCGGACATCCACCTCGTGTCACCGGAGGCGACCCCCTCCGTCGAGGCGATGGCGGACGCGGGCGAGATCACCTGGACCAGGCGTCCCTACGAGGACGGCGACCTCGCCGGTGCCTGGTACGCCCTGATCGCCACCAGTGATCCCGAGGCGAGCGCGGCGGCCTCCGCCGAGGCCGAGCGGCACCGCGTCTGGTGCGTCCGCTCCGACGACGCCGACGCGGCGACGGCCTGGACGCCGGCGACGGGACACAGCGAGGGCGTGACGGTCGCGGTCCTCACGACGGACGCGCGGGGCCGCGACCCCCGGCACACGGCGGCGATCCGTGACGCGGTGGTCGAGGGGCTCCGCGACGGGACCCTGGTGGCGCCGCACCACCGCACCCGCGCCCCGGGTGTCGCCCTGGTCGGCGGCGGTCCCGGCGACCCGGACCTGATCACGGTCCGCGGCCGCCGTCTGCTCGCCGAGGCCGACGTGGTCATCGCCGACCGCCTCGGCCCGCGCGACCTGCTGGCCGAACTTCCGCCGCATGTCGAGGTCATCGACGCGGCGAAGATCCCGTACGGCCGGTACATGGCCCAGGAAGCGATCAACCACGCGCTGATCGAGCACGCGAAACAGGGCAAGTCCGTCGTCCGTCTCAAGGGTGGCGACCCCTTCGTCTTCGGCCGTGGCATGGAGGAGGCCCAGGCACTCGCGGAGGCGGGCATCGCCTGCACCGTGGTCCCCGGCATCTCCAGCTCCATCTCGGTGCCCGGGGCGGCCGGCATCCCGGTCACCCACCGGGGTGTCGCACATGAGTTCACCGTGGTGAGCGGTCATGTCGCCCCCGACGACGAACGCTCCCTCGTCGACTGGCCGGCCCTCGCCGAACTGCGCGGCACACTCGTCATCCTCATGGGCGTCGACAAGATCGGCCGGATCGCCGAGACCCTGATGGCCCACGGCAAGCCGGCCGACACCCCCGTCGCCCTGGTCCAGGAGGGCACGACCGCCGCGCAGCGCCGGGTCGACGCGACCCTGGCGACGGTCGCCGAGACCGTCGTCGCACAGGACGTGAGGCCGCCCGCGGTGATCGTCGTCGGCGAGGTCGTGAACGTCGGCCCCGGACAACCGGTAGGGCCGGCTCCGGAAGTATCCGAGTAA